A region of uncultured Carboxylicivirga sp. DNA encodes the following proteins:
- a CDS encoding RNA polymerase sigma-70 factor yields the protein MIDWRKIKNDNRKEFDRMFDFYYHSLCAISFRYLNNRQAAEDVVVDCFVKIWENRASLNISSSLSNYLITIVKNLSVDFIRKESSLFVDLEKATDSISEDEKNYIHDAGLLNDLYKAINKLPEQRREILKLAAFDGKTYPQIAEELNISINTVKTQMSRSYRFLKDELDVSKLKIMQLLLMI from the coding sequence ATGATTGATTGGAGGAAAATAAAGAATGATAACAGAAAAGAGTTTGACAGGATGTTTGATTTCTATTATCACTCACTTTGTGCTATCTCATTCAGGTATCTGAATAATCGTCAGGCTGCAGAAGATGTTGTGGTTGATTGTTTTGTAAAGATATGGGAAAACAGAGCTTCTCTTAATATTTCATCCTCGTTGAGCAACTATCTCATTACTATTGTAAAAAATTTATCAGTTGATTTTATTCGAAAAGAATCATCTCTTTTTGTTGATCTCGAAAAAGCAACCGATTCCATATCTGAAGACGAAAAGAACTACATACATGATGCCGGTTTATTAAATGATTTGTATAAAGCCATTAACAAATTACCTGAACAAAGAAGAGAAATCCTAAAACTGGCTGCATTCGATGGCAAGACTTATCCTCAAATTGCTGAAGAGCTGAATATTTCAATTAATACAGTTAAGACACAGATGTCCAGGTCATACAGATTTCTGAAAGATGAGTTAGATGTTAGCAAATTAAAGATAATGCAACTTTTATTGATGATTTAA
- a CDS encoding FecR domain-containing protein, which yields MKNINYNWDELVSKAHDPHVKPEELELTGQNLKDYQWIVKTRQQLKSIFQFDQFDHQEAKLRVEHRIQSGKKGLLKLMVPRVWDKVAVVLLILLSGTLISILVNEYNQDFNYNEIVAPLGQMSQLNLSDGSKVWLNSGTTIKYPGQFNQSTRDVFIDGEAYFEVARNENKPFIVNADNFSVKVLGTSFNVMAYSDEKDANVTLVEGKVVLSSSQKSLEKELKPGQSASFNKGELVKVENVNTEFYTSWKEGLITFREEKLSEIAKKLERWYNVEVHFKDKDLEDFIFSGTVIRHKPVDQVLSSLKILDERIDFKITSKENDRSLIEIYRKKKS from the coding sequence GTGAAGAATATTAATTACAATTGGGATGAATTGGTTTCGAAGGCACATGATCCTCATGTTAAGCCTGAAGAATTAGAGTTGACAGGTCAGAATTTAAAAGACTATCAATGGATTGTTAAGACTCGACAACAACTCAAGAGTATTTTCCAATTCGACCAGTTTGATCATCAGGAAGCAAAGTTGAGAGTTGAACATCGAATTCAATCAGGAAAAAAAGGTCTACTTAAATTAATGGTACCACGTGTTTGGGATAAAGTAGCTGTGGTTCTTTTAATTCTACTGTCAGGAACCTTAATAAGTATTTTGGTAAATGAGTATAACCAGGATTTTAATTATAACGAAATAGTAGCACCATTGGGTCAAATGAGTCAGTTGAATCTTTCTGACGGATCCAAAGTTTGGCTAAATTCCGGAACAACTATCAAATATCCTGGCCAGTTTAATCAATCAACAAGAGATGTTTTTATTGATGGGGAAGCTTATTTTGAAGTGGCTCGCAATGAAAATAAACCATTTATAGTGAATGCTGATAACTTTTCGGTGAAAGTTTTGGGTACTTCCTTTAATGTAATGGCATATTCAGATGAGAAGGATGCTAATGTAACATTAGTAGAAGGTAAGGTTGTTTTATCATCAAGTCAAAAAAGTCTTGAAAAGGAATTAAAGCCCGGACAGTCTGCTTCGTTCAATAAGGGTGAATTAGTGAAGGTCGAAAATGTTAATACCGAATTTTATACTTCCTGGAAAGAAGGATTGATCACCTTTAGGGAAGAGAAATTAAGTGAGATAGCAAAGAAACTGGAACGCTGGTATAATGTTGAGGTTCACTTTAAAGATAAAGATCTGGAGGATTTTATATTCTCGGGTACTGTTATTCGTCATAAGCCTGTTGATCAGGTGTTGAGCTCACTAAAGATTTTAGATGAACGAATTGATTTTAAAATAACAAGCAAAGAAAATGACAGGAGTTTGATTGAAATCTATCGTAAAAAGAAAAGCTAA
- a CDS encoding sugar-binding domain-containing protein, with translation MKKQSILFILIIIVFFSCHRNLLTTIDLSGEWKYRLDEKEIGKDNRWFADEFTETIILPGALRDYGKGHEPDLHTNWTGSIYDSSWYFNPAMEKYRQAGNVKFPFWLTPNKHYVGMVWYQKEVDIPSNWKGKDVVVYLERPHWQTTVWFDDEMIGTNNSLSVPHLFVIPAEIITEGKHRITVLVDNAIRDIDPGINSHSISDHTQGNWNGMVGDMKMFPKSDVRIQQLKITPDLKGQSVKAEVILSSTLPDGKLTFEVKGLNHNHNLPAIIKDCNDSKDTLIYNIPMGDDFKTWSEFSPNIYELTVQLSYASRLVDSYNSSFGMREFTINDKHFEINGIPLFLRGTTECCVFPLTGYPPTDEAEWDRIFEICQSFGLNHMRFHSYCPPEAAFKSADRAGFYLQVEGPSWAKYSTSLGYGKPVDQYLMDETKRIINTYGNHPSFCMMAYGNEPSGKYVPYLENWVDHFRKYDPQRVFTGASTGRSWAIIDNSDFIVRSPPRGLEWTTKQPESEFDYRDKTENQERPYVTFEMGQWCVFPNFSEIEKYTGSLKAKNFELFQEDLADHHMADLADDFLMASGKMQASCYKQEIEATMRTPNLAGFQLLSLNDFSGQGTALVGVLDAFWDEKGYITAKEFSAFCNKVVPLARLPKFTFQSNENLKAAIEIANFSGSAINHEPVKWQLLRDSSTVVKEGSINTSLIAVGNNNSVGDIEVPLSFAEKAEQLTLAVSVGEYENRWNIWVYPASQPEIKTDDLIITDQINAKTKKALDEGKSVLLLVAGKVENGKDVVQHHTPVFWNTSWFRMRPPHTTGILIQNEHPVFNDFPTDYYSDMQWWEIDNLQQTINLEYFPQDFRPLIQPIDTWFMNRRLAMLFEAKVSKGKLMVCSIDLSDNMDERPVARQLKQSILYYMTSDQFSPASNIKYEVVEELFEKKEREGWKSYVREDP, from the coding sequence ATGAAAAAACAGTCTATCCTATTTATTCTAATAATAATAGTATTTTTCAGCTGTCATCGCAACCTGCTAACTACTATTGATCTATCTGGTGAATGGAAATACAGATTAGACGAAAAAGAGATTGGCAAAGATAATCGTTGGTTTGCCGATGAATTTACGGAAACTATTATACTTCCGGGAGCACTGCGCGATTACGGCAAAGGTCATGAACCTGATTTACATACCAACTGGACAGGAAGTATTTATGACAGCTCGTGGTATTTCAATCCGGCAATGGAAAAATACCGACAAGCCGGCAATGTAAAATTCCCATTCTGGTTAACACCCAATAAACATTATGTAGGAATGGTATGGTATCAGAAAGAAGTAGATATACCTTCAAACTGGAAAGGCAAAGATGTGGTTGTTTATCTCGAACGCCCTCATTGGCAAACAACGGTCTGGTTTGATGATGAAATGATTGGGACAAATAACAGTTTATCAGTACCTCATCTGTTTGTAATTCCTGCAGAAATTATTACAGAAGGAAAGCATCGTATTACTGTGCTGGTAGATAATGCCATTCGGGATATTGATCCGGGTATAAATTCTCACAGTATCTCTGATCATACTCAGGGCAACTGGAACGGAATGGTCGGAGACATGAAAATGTTTCCAAAATCAGATGTTCGAATTCAGCAATTGAAGATCACTCCCGATCTAAAAGGACAATCAGTAAAAGCAGAGGTAATCCTATCCTCTACTCTACCAGATGGCAAACTTACCTTTGAGGTGAAAGGATTGAATCACAATCATAACTTACCTGCAATAATTAAAGATTGTAATGATTCAAAAGATACGTTGATTTACAATATTCCAATGGGTGATGATTTCAAAACATGGAGCGAATTCTCTCCTAATATCTATGAACTAACCGTACAATTATCCTATGCATCCAGATTGGTTGATTCATATAACTCATCATTCGGAATGAGGGAATTCACCATTAACGATAAGCATTTTGAGATAAATGGTATTCCATTGTTTTTAAGAGGAACCACTGAGTGCTGCGTGTTTCCGCTAACAGGTTATCCACCAACGGATGAAGCTGAATGGGATCGAATCTTCGAAATCTGTCAGTCGTTTGGTTTGAATCATATGCGTTTCCATTCCTATTGCCCGCCTGAAGCAGCTTTTAAGTCGGCTGACAGAGCCGGCTTTTACTTGCAAGTGGAAGGTCCGAGCTGGGCAAAATATTCCACTTCGCTGGGCTATGGCAAACCCGTTGATCAATACCTGATGGACGAAACCAAACGCATCATCAACACTTATGGTAACCATCCGTCATTTTGTATGATGGCATACGGCAACGAGCCATCGGGTAAATATGTGCCTTATCTCGAAAACTGGGTTGATCATTTTCGCAAATACGATCCTCAAAGGGTATTTACAGGAGCTTCAACCGGTCGAAGCTGGGCAATTATAGATAACAGTGATTTTATTGTTCGTTCTCCACCACGAGGTTTGGAGTGGACAACCAAGCAACCCGAATCGGAATTTGATTACCGCGATAAAACCGAAAATCAGGAACGCCCCTATGTTACATTTGAAATGGGACAATGGTGTGTATTCCCCAATTTTAGTGAGATTGAAAAATACACTGGTTCACTGAAAGCCAAAAACTTTGAGCTGTTTCAGGAAGATCTGGCCGATCATCATATGGCTGATTTAGCTGACGATTTTCTGATGGCGTCGGGTAAGATGCAGGCATCGTGCTACAAACAGGAGATTGAAGCAACCATGCGAACACCCAATCTGGCAGGTTTCCAGTTATTATCATTAAACGATTTCAGCGGACAAGGAACAGCGTTAGTTGGGGTTTTGGATGCTTTCTGGGATGAGAAGGGTTATATCACAGCCAAAGAGTTTTCGGCCTTCTGTAACAAAGTTGTTCCGCTTGCCAGACTACCAAAATTCACCTTCCAATCAAACGAAAACCTGAAAGCAGCCATCGAAATTGCCAACTTCAGTGGTTCGGCTATTAATCATGAGCCTGTAAAATGGCAATTACTAAGAGATTCATCTACTGTAGTTAAAGAAGGTAGCATTAATACCTCATTAATCGCAGTTGGCAATAACAATTCGGTTGGTGACATTGAAGTTCCTTTAAGTTTTGCTGAAAAAGCCGAACAACTGACGCTGGCTGTATCAGTCGGCGAATATGAAAACAGATGGAATATATGGGTATACCCGGCATCTCAACCTGAAATAAAAACGGATGACCTGATCATTACCGATCAGATAAATGCCAAAACAAAAAAAGCTTTAGATGAAGGCAAATCAGTGCTGTTGCTGGTAGCCGGGAAGGTTGAAAACGGTAAAGATGTGGTTCAGCATCACACTCCTGTTTTCTGGAATACATCGTGGTTTCGGATGCGTCCGCCACATACAACAGGAATATTAATTCAAAATGAACATCCTGTGTTTAACGATTTTCCGACGGATTATTACAGTGATATGCAGTGGTGGGAAATTGATAACCTGCAACAGACCATAAATCTGGAATATTTCCCTCAAGATTTTCGTCCGTTGATTCAACCCATCGATACATGGTTTATGAATCGCAGATTGGCCATGCTTTTTGAAGCGAAAGTCAGCAAAGGAAAGTTGATGGTTTGCAGCATTGATCTGTCAGATAATATGGATGAAAGACCTGTGGCTCGTCAGTTGAAGCAAAGCATACTCTATTATATGACATCCGATCAGTTTTCTCCTGCTTCTAATATTAAATATGAAGTTGTGGAAGAGCTTTTTGAGAAGAAAGAACGGGAAGGGTGGAAATCGTATGTGAGGGAAGATCCTTAA